Proteins encoded within one genomic window of bacterium:
- a CDS encoding Xaa-Pro peptidase family protein, producing MSSTPADELRRRAAALQRHLRDLDLHAALITQNADLFYFAGSMQSGVLVVPAAGRPVYGVRRVFERATRESALERIVPLASLRDLAALVRDAAGGPVERVGMELDVLPVTVRDRFAATLDGVTVADISSSIRLVRAVKSPYEIDRIRAAASLANEMLKEAVRTLRQGMTDLAFAAGIEAAARRLGHQGIVRTRGFNQEAYYGHVFSGEAAAVPSFPDLPLGGVGPSAAVPYGAGHRRIVAGEPVIVDYVGAVDGYLCDQTRTLAIGTLSQKLLDAHDAAVEILREVEAEIRPGVTPERLFRLAVERAGARGYADAFMGAGRFRVRYVGHGVGLELDEWPVLADGFTAPLEPGVVFCVEPKIVFPGEGVVGIEDQFAVTADGAERLTLPEQRLFPV from the coding sequence GTGTCTTCGACTCCCGCCGACGAGCTCCGGCGCCGCGCCGCCGCGCTGCAACGTCATCTCCGAGATCTCGACCTCCATGCCGCGCTGATCACCCAGAACGCGGACCTCTTCTACTTCGCCGGCAGCATGCAGAGCGGTGTGCTCGTCGTGCCGGCCGCCGGCCGCCCCGTCTACGGGGTCCGGCGGGTCTTCGAGCGCGCGACGCGCGAGAGCGCGCTCGAGCGGATCGTGCCGCTCGCCAGCCTGCGGGACCTCGCAGCCCTGGTGCGCGACGCTGCCGGCGGACCGGTCGAACGTGTCGGCATGGAACTGGATGTGCTGCCTGTGACGGTCCGCGACCGCTTCGCGGCGACATTGGACGGCGTCACGGTCGCGGACATCTCGTCGTCGATCCGCCTCGTGCGCGCCGTGAAGTCACCGTACGAGATCGATCGGATCCGGGCCGCGGCGTCCCTGGCCAACGAGATGCTCAAGGAAGCCGTGCGCACCCTCCGCCAGGGGATGACGGACTTGGCGTTCGCGGCCGGGATCGAGGCCGCCGCGAGGCGCCTCGGCCATCAGGGCATCGTCCGCACCCGCGGCTTCAACCAGGAAGCCTACTACGGCCATGTGTTTTCGGGCGAGGCCGCAGCGGTCCCGAGCTTTCCCGACCTACCCCTCGGCGGTGTCGGTCCGAGCGCCGCGGTGCCGTACGGCGCCGGGCATCGCCGCATCGTGGCGGGAGAGCCGGTGATCGTGGACTATGTCGGCGCCGTGGACGGCTACCTCTGCGACCAGACGCGGACCCTCGCGATCGGGACGCTTTCCCAGAAGCTCCTTGACGCCCACGACGCCGCGGTCGAGATCCTCCGGGAGGTGGAGGCCGAGATCCGGCCGGGCGTCACCCCGGAGCGCCTGTTCCGTCTCGCCGTCGAGCGCGCCGGTGCGCGGGGGTACGCCGACGCGTTCATGGGTGCCGGCCGGTTCCGCGTGCGGTACGTCGGGCACGGCGTGGGCCTGGAACTCGACGAGTGGCCGGTCCTCGCGGACGGCTTCACCGCCCCGCTCGAGCCCGGGGTGGTCTTCTGCGTGGAGCCGAAGATCGTCTTCCCCGGCGAAGGGGTCGTCGGGATCGAGGATCAGTTCGCGGTCACGGCGGACGGCGCCGAGCGGCTGACGCTGCCGGAGCAGCGGCTGTTCCCCGTGTAG